The proteins below are encoded in one region of Pseudonocardia sp. DSM 110487:
- a CDS encoding acetyl-CoA C-acetyltransferase, which produces MSGSVIVGGARTPIGKLSGALKNFSAMDLGGFAIKEAMSRAGISGDQVDYVIMGHVIQAGAGQITARQAAVKGGIPMSVPALTVNKVCLSGLNAIAMADQLIGYGEFDVVVAGGMESMTSGPYLQPGARSGYRYGDAKLIDATAHDALFCAFDELGMGAATDYYNKAKNLTREEQDEFAAMSHQRATAAGKNGLFEDEIVKVEVPQRRGDPLVVSEDEGVRADTTAQSLAKLRPAFAADGTVTAGSASQISDGAAAVIVMSRAKAEELGAPILAEIGAHGVVAGPDPSLLSQPSNAIAKALGREGLAPGDVDLFEINEAFASVAIQSMRDLGISPDIVNVNGGAIAMGHPVGASGARLALHLALELGRRGGGVGAAGLCGGGGQGEALVLRVSS; this is translated from the coding sequence ATGTCAGGATCAGTCATCGTCGGCGGTGCCCGCACCCCGATCGGGAAGCTCTCCGGGGCGCTGAAGAACTTCTCTGCCATGGATCTGGGCGGCTTCGCGATCAAGGAGGCCATGAGCAGGGCCGGGATCAGCGGCGACCAGGTCGACTACGTGATCATGGGTCACGTCATCCAGGCTGGCGCGGGTCAGATCACCGCCCGGCAGGCCGCCGTCAAGGGCGGCATCCCGATGTCCGTACCCGCGCTCACCGTCAACAAGGTGTGCCTGTCCGGGCTGAACGCGATCGCGATGGCCGACCAGCTCATCGGCTACGGCGAGTTCGACGTGGTCGTGGCGGGCGGCATGGAGTCCATGACGAGCGGCCCGTACCTGCAGCCGGGCGCGCGCTCCGGCTACCGCTACGGCGACGCCAAGCTGATCGACGCGACCGCGCACGACGCCCTGTTCTGCGCGTTCGACGAGCTCGGCATGGGCGCCGCGACCGACTACTACAACAAGGCGAAGAACCTCACCCGCGAGGAGCAGGACGAGTTCGCGGCGATGTCGCACCAGCGCGCCACCGCCGCCGGGAAGAACGGTCTGTTCGAGGACGAGATCGTCAAGGTCGAGGTGCCGCAGCGCAGGGGCGACCCCCTGGTGGTCAGCGAGGACGAGGGCGTGCGCGCCGACACCACCGCCCAGAGCCTGGCGAAGCTCCGTCCGGCGTTCGCGGCCGACGGCACCGTCACCGCGGGCTCGGCCTCCCAGATCTCCGACGGCGCCGCCGCCGTCATCGTCATGAGCCGGGCCAAGGCCGAGGAGCTCGGCGCCCCGATCCTCGCCGAGATCGGCGCCCACGGCGTCGTCGCAGGCCCGGACCCGTCGCTGCTGTCCCAGCCCTCCAACGCGATCGCGAAGGCGCTCGGGCGCGAAGGCCTCGCGCCGGGCGACGTGGACCTGTTCGAGATCAACGAGGCGTTCGCATCGGTGGCCATCCAGTCGATGCGCGACCTCGGCATCAGCCCCGACATCGTCAACGTCAACGGCGGAGCGATCGCCATGGGCCACCCGGTCGGGGCATCCGGCGCCCGCCTCGCCCTGCACCTGGCGCTCGAGCTCGGCCGCCGCGGCGGCGGGGTCGGCGCCGCCGGCCTGTGCGGCGGCGGCGGCCAGGGCGAGGCCCTCGTCCTGCGCGTGTCGTCCTGA
- a CDS encoding beta-ketoacyl-ACP reductase, which translates to MADMTGQVALVTGGIRGIGAAISDRLAARGVTVAAGYSRDKEAADRFCEQHPGSTAHQGNIGSHEDCERVIREVCETHGRLDILVNNAGITADKTVRKMSVEDWDRVVHVNLSGAFYLIRAVLQHMLDRGSGRIINISSIIGESGNIGQANYAAAKSGLFGLTMSLAQETARKGITVNSVAPGYIATEMVAAVPKEALDKVVAKIPVGRLGDADEVARVVEFLADPESAFITGQVYSVNGGQYM; encoded by the coding sequence ATGGCAGACATGACGGGGCAGGTCGCGCTCGTGACCGGTGGGATCCGGGGCATCGGTGCGGCGATCAGCGATCGGCTCGCCGCGCGGGGCGTGACGGTGGCGGCCGGCTACTCCCGGGACAAGGAGGCGGCGGACCGCTTCTGCGAGCAGCACCCCGGCTCCACGGCGCACCAGGGCAACATCGGGTCCCACGAGGACTGCGAGCGGGTGATCAGAGAGGTCTGCGAGACCCACGGTCGCCTCGACATCCTGGTCAACAACGCCGGCATCACCGCGGACAAGACCGTGCGCAAGATGTCGGTGGAGGACTGGGACCGGGTCGTCCACGTCAACCTCTCAGGGGCGTTCTACCTGATCCGAGCGGTGCTGCAGCACATGCTCGACCGCGGTTCCGGCCGGATCATCAACATCAGCTCGATCATCGGCGAGTCCGGCAACATCGGGCAGGCCAACTACGCCGCGGCGAAGTCCGGCCTGTTCGGGCTGACGATGAGCCTCGCCCAGGAGACCGCCCGCAAGGGCATCACCGTCAACTCGGTGGCCCCCGGCTACATCGCCACCGAGATGGTCGCCGCCGTCCCGAAGGAGGCCCTGGACAAGGTCGTCGCCAAGATCCCGGTGGGACGCCTCGGCGACGCCGACGAGGTCGCGCGGGTCGTCGAGTTCCTCGCCGATCCGGAATCCGCCTTCATCACGGGGCAGGTCTACTCCGTCAACGGCGGGCAGTACATGTGA
- the lpdA gene encoding dihydrolipoyl dehydrogenase translates to MTSQEIQVPDIGDFNDVPVIEIHVAPGDVVAVDDPLITLESDKATMDVPAPVAGTVAELRVAVGDQLSQGSVIVVIDAAGAPGTPPKERVHEGGHPQAQGPADWGSPSGVYDQIEVTVPDIGSFDNVPVIEVHVAVGDTVAAEDPLLTLESDKATMDVPAPAAGTVAAVKVGVGDTVSAGTPILDLQTGERAPVAEVAAPAARPPSTARGDVHAEVLVLGAGPGGYTAAFRAADLGKQVVLVDSRGPMGGVCLNVGCIPSKALLHAAKVIAETKEMSAHGVSFTAPTIDVDALRSWKDGVVSRLTGGLTGLAKQRKVTTMVGTGVFTSMNQVEVTAADGSTKTVSFDQAIIAAGSEPVTLPFVPHDDPRVIDSTGALELDGVPERLLVLGGGIIGLEMATVYHELGSKVSVVELMDQLIPGADADIVKPLTKRITKQYEAIWLKTKVTAVEAGPDGLTVRFEGGTAPETAVFDKVLVAVGRRPNGRVIGAENAGVLVDERGFIKVDKQLRTNLPHIFAIGDVVGQPMLAHKATHEGKVAAEVTAGHNSYFDATVIPSVAYTDPEVAWVGVTENEAKAAGVKYGKGVFPWMASGRSLSLGRDEGMTKVLFDESTGRLIGCGIVGPNAGDLIAEAALAIELGADAADIGLTIHPHPTLSETVAMAAEAFEGTITDLYMPKKPKK, encoded by the coding sequence GTGACCTCCCAGGAGATCCAGGTTCCGGACATCGGCGATTTCAACGACGTGCCGGTGATCGAGATCCACGTCGCGCCCGGCGATGTCGTCGCCGTCGACGACCCGCTGATCACGCTCGAGTCGGACAAGGCGACGATGGACGTGCCGGCGCCGGTCGCCGGCACGGTCGCCGAGCTGCGGGTCGCGGTGGGCGACCAGCTGTCCCAGGGCAGCGTCATCGTGGTGATCGACGCCGCCGGGGCGCCGGGTACGCCGCCGAAGGAGCGCGTGCACGAAGGCGGACATCCCCAGGCGCAAGGTCCGGCCGACTGGGGCTCGCCCAGCGGGGTGTACGACCAGATCGAGGTCACGGTCCCCGACATCGGCAGCTTCGACAACGTGCCGGTGATCGAGGTGCACGTCGCCGTGGGCGACACCGTGGCCGCCGAGGATCCGTTGCTCACGCTGGAGTCCGACAAGGCGACCATGGACGTCCCCGCTCCGGCGGCGGGCACCGTGGCCGCGGTCAAGGTGGGAGTCGGCGACACGGTCTCCGCCGGTACTCCGATCCTCGACCTGCAGACCGGGGAGCGGGCGCCGGTCGCCGAGGTCGCGGCACCGGCCGCGCGCCCGCCGTCCACGGCGCGCGGCGACGTCCACGCCGAGGTCCTCGTGCTCGGGGCCGGTCCGGGCGGCTACACCGCGGCCTTCCGGGCGGCCGACCTGGGCAAACAGGTCGTCCTCGTCGACAGCCGGGGCCCGATGGGCGGGGTCTGCCTCAACGTGGGCTGCATCCCGTCGAAGGCGCTGCTGCACGCGGCGAAGGTGATCGCCGAGACCAAGGAGATGTCGGCGCACGGCGTGTCGTTCACCGCCCCGACGATCGACGTCGACGCGCTGCGGAGCTGGAAGGACGGCGTGGTCTCCCGGCTGACCGGGGGCCTGACCGGCCTTGCGAAGCAACGCAAGGTCACCACGATGGTCGGGACCGGCGTCTTCACCTCGATGAACCAGGTCGAGGTGACCGCCGCGGACGGCTCGACGAAGACCGTGAGCTTCGACCAGGCGATCATCGCGGCCGGGTCGGAGCCGGTGACGCTGCCGTTCGTCCCGCACGACGACCCGCGGGTGATCGACTCCACCGGCGCATTGGAGCTCGACGGGGTTCCGGAGCGGCTGCTCGTGCTCGGCGGCGGGATCATCGGGCTGGAGATGGCCACCGTCTACCACGAGCTGGGCTCGAAGGTGAGCGTCGTCGAGCTCATGGACCAGCTGATCCCCGGTGCGGACGCCGACATCGTCAAGCCGCTGACCAAGCGGATCACCAAGCAGTACGAGGCCATCTGGCTGAAGACCAAGGTGACCGCCGTCGAGGCGGGACCGGACGGGCTCACCGTGCGCTTCGAGGGCGGCACCGCCCCGGAGACCGCCGTGTTCGACAAGGTCCTCGTCGCCGTCGGGCGTCGGCCCAACGGCCGGGTGATCGGCGCCGAGAACGCGGGAGTGCTGGTCGACGAGCGGGGCTTCATCAAGGTCGACAAGCAGCTGCGCACCAACCTGCCGCACATCTTCGCGATCGGCGACGTCGTCGGACAGCCGATGCTGGCGCACAAGGCCACGCACGAGGGCAAGGTCGCCGCCGAGGTCACCGCGGGCCACAACAGCTACTTCGACGCGACCGTCATCCCGTCGGTCGCCTACACCGACCCTGAGGTCGCCTGGGTCGGCGTCACGGAGAACGAGGCCAAGGCTGCGGGAGTCAAGTACGGCAAGGGCGTCTTCCCGTGGATGGCCAGCGGCCGGTCGCTGTCGCTCGGGCGCGACGAGGGGATGACCAAGGTCCTGTTCGACGAGTCCACGGGCCGCCTGATCGGCTGCGGGATCGTCGGCCCCAATGCGGGCGACCTCATCGCCGAGGCGGCGCTGGCCATCGAGCTGGGCGCGGATGCCGCCGACATCGGGCTCACGATCCACCCGCACCCGACCTTGTCGGAGACCGTCGCCATGGCGGCCGAGGCGTTCGAAGGAACGATCACCGACCTGTACATGCCGAAGAAGCCGAAGAAGTGA
- a CDS encoding NAD-dependent malic enzyme, whose amino-acid sequence MTRPGGKDMAEDAYELVRTDEGIVARVRARGTAVLSSPTINRGTAFTNEERHQLGLVGLLPTGVSTLDGQLRRVYAQYKAQTTDLRRWVYLANLRDRNEVLFYRLLSEHISEMLPVVYTPTVGLAIQRFSNEFRRPRRAVYLSVDHPEDVEASLVNAGLGPDDVDLLVATDSEGILGIGDQGIGGIEISIGKLALYTAAAGIHPRRVLPVVLDVGTDNLQLLNDDMYLGVRHARVRDQRYDDLIDAYVTAVTKLFPHAMLHWEDFGTSNARRILERYANQVCTFNDDIQGTAAVVLAGAVAAVKASGTRLRDQRVVIHGAGTAGIGIADVMRDQMVREGLSHEEATRRFWALGRSGLLTEDRADKLYDFQVPYARPTAEVAGWASPGSDGIRLADVVARARPTMLIGTSTQGGAFTEAIVREMAQHVTRPIIMPLSNPTSNCEAVPEDLIRWTDGRALIATGSPFDPVPHGDVRYQIGQANNALVFPGLGLGVTVARASRITDRMLAAVADAVASLSDATRPGSPLLPPVDDLRQVSAAVGVAVAVAATEDGVAQKPVTDPIQQVHEAMWRPEYPRIEVI is encoded by the coding sequence GTGACCCGCCCGGGAGGGAAGGACATGGCCGAGGACGCCTACGAGCTCGTACGGACCGACGAGGGGATCGTCGCCCGCGTCCGCGCGAGGGGAACGGCCGTGCTCTCCTCGCCGACCATCAACCGGGGCACCGCGTTCACGAACGAGGAACGCCACCAGCTCGGGCTCGTCGGGCTGCTGCCCACGGGCGTCTCGACCCTCGACGGCCAGCTCCGGCGGGTCTACGCGCAGTACAAGGCGCAGACGACCGACCTGCGCCGCTGGGTGTACCTGGCCAACCTGCGGGACCGCAACGAGGTGCTGTTCTACCGGCTGCTGTCGGAGCACATCTCGGAGATGCTGCCCGTCGTCTACACGCCGACCGTCGGGCTTGCGATCCAGCGGTTCAGCAACGAGTTCCGCCGGCCGCGCAGGGCCGTCTACCTGTCCGTCGACCACCCGGAGGACGTCGAGGCCTCGCTGGTCAATGCAGGGCTGGGCCCCGACGACGTCGACCTGCTCGTCGCCACCGACTCCGAGGGCATCCTCGGCATCGGCGACCAGGGAATCGGCGGCATCGAGATCTCCATCGGGAAGCTCGCGCTCTACACCGCGGCGGCGGGCATCCATCCGCGGCGGGTGCTCCCGGTGGTGCTGGACGTGGGCACCGACAACCTCCAGCTGCTCAACGACGACATGTACCTCGGCGTGCGGCACGCCCGCGTGCGCGACCAGCGCTACGACGACCTGATCGACGCGTACGTCACCGCGGTCACGAAGCTCTTCCCGCACGCGATGCTGCACTGGGAGGACTTCGGCACCAGCAACGCGCGCCGCATCCTGGAGCGGTACGCCAACCAGGTCTGCACCTTCAACGACGACATCCAGGGCACCGCGGCCGTCGTGCTGGCCGGGGCCGTCGCGGCCGTGAAGGCGTCCGGAACCCGATTGCGTGACCAGCGCGTGGTCATCCACGGCGCCGGCACCGCCGGCATCGGCATCGCCGACGTGATGCGTGATCAGATGGTCCGGGAGGGGCTCTCCCACGAGGAGGCCACCCGGCGGTTCTGGGCGCTGGGCCGGTCCGGCCTGCTCACCGAGGACCGCGCCGACAAGCTGTACGACTTCCAGGTCCCCTACGCCCGTCCGACCGCCGAGGTCGCCGGATGGGCGAGCCCGGGCTCCGACGGCATCAGGCTGGCCGACGTCGTCGCGCGGGCCCGCCCGACGATGCTGATCGGGACCTCGACCCAGGGTGGTGCGTTCACCGAGGCCATCGTCCGCGAGATGGCCCAGCACGTGACGCGGCCGATCATCATGCCGCTGTCGAACCCCACGTCCAACTGCGAGGCCGTGCCCGAGGACCTCATCCGGTGGACCGACGGCCGAGCACTGATCGCCACCGGGAGCCCGTTCGATCCGGTGCCGCACGGCGACGTGCGCTATCAGATCGGCCAGGCCAACAATGCGCTCGTCTTCCCCGGCCTCGGGCTCGGGGTCACCGTTGCGCGCGCCAGCCGGATCACCGACCGGATGCTGGCCGCGGTCGCCGACGCCGTCGCGTCGCTCTCCGACGCCACCAGGCCCGGTTCCCCACTGCTGCCGCCGGTGGACGACCTCCGCCAGGTGTCGGCCGCCGTCGGGGTCGCGGTCGCCGTCGCCGCTACCGAGGACGGGGTCGCGCAGAAACCGGTCACCGATCCGATCCAGCAGGTGCACGAGGCCATGTGGCGGCCCGAGTACCCGCGCATCGAAGTCATCTGA
- a CDS encoding acyl-CoA thioesterase II, whose amino-acid sequence MDELVDEQPPPLITDILSLEQLEVDIFRGLSPDEDLQRVFGGQVAGQALVAAGRTVPEGRPVHSLHAYFLRPGDPSIPIVYTVDRIRDGRSFSTRRVVAVQHGRAIFTLSASFHIVEDGAEHQFTMPDAPPPESVPLWQERLREFGDRVPARWLRPRPIEVRYIGDPPWAARDPEAPTDTSTMVWMRASGPLPDDPLLHVCAAAYASDMTLLDSVLLAQRLAWAEDTVTGASLDHAMWFHAPFRADDWLLYVQEAPASSGARGLARGHIYRRDGHLAISVVQEGLIRERRI is encoded by the coding sequence ATCGACGAACTCGTGGACGAACAGCCGCCACCGCTGATCACGGACATCCTCAGCCTCGAACAACTCGAGGTGGACATCTTCCGGGGACTGAGTCCCGACGAGGACCTCCAGCGTGTGTTCGGGGGTCAGGTCGCAGGCCAGGCACTTGTCGCGGCGGGCCGCACGGTGCCGGAGGGGCGCCCGGTGCATTCGCTGCACGCCTACTTCCTGCGTCCCGGGGATCCCAGCATCCCGATCGTCTACACCGTCGACCGGATCCGTGACGGGCGCTCCTTCAGCACCCGCCGCGTCGTTGCCGTTCAGCACGGGCGTGCGATCTTCACGCTGTCCGCGTCGTTCCACATCGTCGAGGACGGCGCCGAGCACCAGTTCACGATGCCGGACGCACCACCTCCCGAGAGCGTGCCCTTGTGGCAGGAGCGCCTCCGCGAGTTCGGTGATCGGGTTCCGGCCCGCTGGCTCCGGCCGCGGCCGATCGAGGTGCGCTACATCGGCGACCCACCGTGGGCGGCGCGTGACCCGGAGGCGCCGACCGACACCAGCACGATGGTCTGGATGCGCGCGTCCGGTCCGCTGCCGGACGATCCCCTGCTGCACGTGTGTGCCGCGGCCTACGCAAGCGACATGACGCTGCTCGACTCCGTGCTGCTCGCCCAGCGCCTGGCATGGGCCGAGGACACCGTCACGGGAGCGAGCCTCGACCACGCCATGTGGTTCCACGCGCCGTTCCGTGCCGACGACTGGCTGCTCTACGTGCAGGAGGCACCCGCGTCGTCAGGGGCCCGGGGTCTGGCGCGCGGCCACATCTACCGTCGCGACGGTCACCTGGCGATATCGGTTGTCCAAGAAGGGCTCATCCGGGAGCGCAGAATCTGA
- a CDS encoding response regulator, which produces MVLVVEDEPTAGEALVRYVEQVKGFAVAGYVRTGAEALQRLSSDRVDLVMMDIYLPDMSGLEVLRRMRWTGNMADVVAVTRARDLSVVRAAASFGATQYLLKPFTFATVRQRLERYHRYRSALPEDEHRLAQHEIDQLLRGPRGGIGGDDLPKGISPESLRAVVSALEQAGPATGASAVEVADSSGTSRVTARRYLEYLHACGIVVRGARYGGAGRPEMEYRLRPSDHGEPAERHEPRVDQDRPL; this is translated from the coding sequence ATGGTTCTGGTCGTGGAGGACGAGCCCACTGCCGGTGAGGCACTCGTGCGGTACGTCGAGCAGGTGAAGGGCTTCGCTGTGGCGGGGTACGTCCGGACCGGCGCCGAAGCCCTGCAGCGGTTGTCGAGCGACCGAGTGGACCTGGTCATGATGGACATCTATCTGCCGGACATGTCTGGTCTGGAAGTACTCCGCCGGATGCGCTGGACCGGCAACATGGCCGACGTCGTCGCCGTGACCCGCGCTCGTGACCTGTCCGTCGTACGGGCTGCCGCGTCCTTCGGGGCAACCCAGTACCTGCTCAAACCCTTCACCTTCGCGACCGTTCGGCAGAGGCTCGAGCGTTATCACCGGTACCGGTCGGCGCTGCCCGAGGACGAACACCGTCTCGCCCAGCACGAGATCGATCAACTGCTGCGCGGGCCTCGTGGTGGTATCGGTGGCGACGACCTCCCCAAGGGCATCAGCCCCGAGTCGTTGCGCGCGGTCGTATCGGCACTGGAGCAGGCAGGGCCCGCCACCGGCGCGTCTGCGGTGGAGGTCGCGGACTCGTCGGGTACCTCGCGCGTCACAGCGCGCCGCTACCTCGAGTACCTCCACGCATGCGGAATCGTCGTCCGCGGCGCTCGGTATGGAGGCGCAGGTCGTCCGGAGATGGAGTACCGGTTGCGTCCATCCGATCACGGCGAGCCGGCCGAACGACACGAGCCGCGGGTGGATCAGGACCGACCACTCTGA
- a CDS encoding IclR family transcriptional regulator — MRPEAGSAVTGRRRSASGKIAAIVLEVSGGPGLTLTDVARRTGLPVSTTHRLLGELVEGRLLVRNGDGAYTVCRALRGLVGSWERAAHARSQVSLVLEDLGIASGSRARFGVWNELGVSYLERAAGPGGARCSSGLAILPAHATALGKALLAHAPPPVVQEVADRGLPSYTPQTLTTVWQLHAALAAARRKGMATSRWELRKGECAVAVPVFGPQGGVVGALELAVDDLEHALHDARPLLVVAARGLSRQLASTQGALPTGSGPSPLRWRADPTSAALSWSEPEAAG, encoded by the coding sequence ATGAGGCCTGAGGCGGGGAGCGCCGTCACCGGGCGGCGGCGCTCCGCCTCGGGAAAGATCGCCGCCATCGTGCTGGAGGTCTCCGGTGGACCCGGCCTGACGTTGACCGACGTCGCACGCCGGACGGGTCTCCCCGTTTCCACGACCCACCGGCTACTGGGCGAGCTCGTCGAAGGCCGGCTCCTGGTGCGCAACGGCGACGGCGCCTACACGGTCTGCCGCGCGCTGCGAGGTCTCGTCGGGTCGTGGGAACGGGCCGCGCACGCACGTTCGCAGGTGAGCCTGGTCCTGGAGGACCTGGGGATCGCATCCGGGTCCAGAGCACGGTTCGGGGTGTGGAACGAGCTCGGCGTCTCCTACCTCGAGCGTGCTGCCGGCCCGGGAGGCGCTCGGTGTTCGTCGGGCCTGGCGATCCTGCCGGCGCACGCCACCGCCCTGGGCAAGGCATTGCTGGCGCATGCTCCGCCGCCTGTCGTGCAGGAGGTGGCCGATCGCGGGCTCCCCTCGTACACACCGCAGACGCTCACCACGGTGTGGCAGTTGCACGCGGCTCTCGCGGCGGCCAGGAGGAAGGGAATGGCCACCTCTCGATGGGAACTGCGAAAGGGTGAGTGCGCTGTCGCCGTGCCGGTGTTCGGCCCCCAAGGCGGTGTCGTGGGGGCGCTCGAGCTCGCGGTCGACGACCTCGAGCACGCACTGCACGACGCCCGTCCCCTCCTGGTCGTCGCCGCGCGCGGCCTGTCCCGCCAGCTCGCCTCGACCCAGGGGGCCCTGCCCACCGGGTCAGGCCCGTCGCCGCTGCGGTGGCGTGCCGATCCGACGAGCGCGGCGTTGAGCTGGAGCGAACCGGAGGCGGCCGGATGA
- a CDS encoding 3-oxoacyl-[acyl-carrier-protein] synthase III C-terminal domain-containing protein, with protein MKPFVLNRHGRIVIPATFLGALDFSAIDTLEQLTSVIGRDFEAKAPTGADILARIESAAYPNRFALLRDLGQNLYWVNRYALPMLDKRPTRWRDLPRGRADVFLPLLTPWEDGDRKVAAVERAYAELPAAWDTGAEDRIFALLFDVFRHKRHHATELPPIPLTVAEMLATPEALTLVLPHHDPDYRVFGLDEIIDAAEDVPELEALTRWAMVLHNQHPWERAEAALRPVGEIRDDEFVIALHPRDREVAAFIDRVRAAARPRRPPSVEAASAPPVEARPPVRPYPPLRVREVFGVLPRLEALSVVRGEHICTNADVIRSSSFSWSPMSAEEIRAKTGIEQRRYSVRRIEELAFDAAQVALSHAGRAPEDIGAVIVATCTSDRLIPSIACWLSGELGMLQTHASVDLVAACAGLPYGLAEAVRLLQEVQRPVLLVCAEKFSDKIGAIRTSRMIFGDGASAIVVGPAEPGSAGDVHVLQTYAGGPASEVNSIIWPNPAFDNDVTVYGPEVKSLVRRYLDQMISELGEQRDPDAPGRSVLDGIELIVPHQANKTMVVDLARKAGLAAEQLYFNIATMGNVSAASIPIALHDAVRDGVIPRPTRVFAPGFGAGAVGGYAVMTVDPAIVAPEFETGAVAVSHPLRAPATTTSEDVRVAFGE; from the coding sequence GTGAAGCCGTTCGTCCTGAACCGGCACGGGCGGATCGTGATCCCGGCGACCTTCCTCGGTGCGCTCGACTTCTCCGCGATCGACACGCTCGAGCAGCTGACGAGCGTGATCGGGCGGGACTTCGAGGCGAAGGCGCCGACCGGCGCGGACATCCTCGCCCGCATCGAGTCCGCGGCCTACCCGAATCGGTTCGCGCTGCTGCGTGACCTCGGGCAGAACCTGTATTGGGTCAACCGATACGCGCTGCCGATGCTCGACAAACGCCCAACCCGCTGGCGCGACCTGCCGCGGGGGCGCGCCGACGTGTTCCTGCCCCTGCTCACGCCGTGGGAGGACGGCGATCGGAAGGTCGCGGCGGTGGAGCGCGCCTACGCCGAGCTACCCGCAGCGTGGGACACCGGGGCGGAGGATCGGATCTTCGCGCTGCTCTTCGACGTCTTCCGGCACAAGCGCCACCACGCCACCGAGCTGCCCCCGATCCCACTGACCGTCGCCGAGATGCTGGCCACGCCGGAGGCGCTGACCCTCGTCCTGCCCCACCACGACCCCGACTACCGGGTGTTCGGGCTCGACGAGATCATCGACGCCGCCGAGGACGTGCCCGAGCTCGAGGCGCTCACGCGGTGGGCGATGGTGCTGCACAACCAGCACCCCTGGGAACGGGCGGAGGCCGCGCTGCGCCCGGTCGGCGAGATCCGGGACGACGAGTTCGTGATCGCCCTGCATCCGCGTGACCGCGAGGTGGCGGCGTTCATCGATCGGGTGCGGGCGGCCGCGCGGCCGCGCCGGCCGCCATCGGTCGAGGCGGCGAGCGCGCCGCCCGTCGAGGCGCGGCCGCCTGTCCGGCCCTATCCGCCCCTGCGGGTGCGCGAGGTGTTCGGTGTGCTGCCGCGGCTCGAGGCGTTGTCCGTCGTTCGGGGGGAGCACATCTGCACGAACGCCGACGTCATCCGCAGCTCCAGCTTCTCCTGGTCGCCGATGAGCGCCGAGGAGATCAGAGCGAAGACCGGGATCGAGCAGCGGCGCTACTCCGTCCGCAGGATCGAGGAGCTGGCGTTCGATGCGGCGCAGGTGGCGTTGTCGCACGCGGGGCGGGCGCCGGAGGACATCGGCGCGGTGATCGTCGCCACCTGCACGAGCGACCGGCTGATCCCGTCGATCGCGTGCTGGCTCTCCGGCGAGCTGGGGATGCTGCAGACCCACGCGTCGGTCGATCTGGTCGCGGCCTGCGCCGGCCTGCCCTACGGCCTCGCGGAGGCGGTCCGGCTGCTGCAGGAGGTGCAGCGTCCGGTGCTGCTGGTCTGCGCCGAGAAGTTCTCCGACAAGATCGGCGCGATCCGGACGTCGCGCATGATCTTCGGTGACGGCGCGTCCGCGATCGTCGTCGGGCCTGCGGAGCCGGGCTCGGCCGGCGACGTGCACGTGCTGCAGACCTACGCCGGTGGGCCAGCGAGTGAGGTCAACTCGATCATCTGGCCGAACCCGGCGTTCGACAACGACGTCACCGTCTACGGCCCCGAGGTCAAGTCGCTGGTTCGGCGCTACCTGGACCAGATGATCTCCGAGCTCGGGGAGCAGCGCGACCCGGACGCGCCCGGCCGGTCGGTGCTGGACGGCATCGAGCTGATCGTCCCGCACCAGGCGAACAAGACGATGGTCGTGGACCTCGCCCGCAAAGCGGGCCTGGCCGCGGAGCAGCTCTACTTCAACATCGCCACTATGGGCAACGTGTCCGCCGCGAGCATCCCCATCGCATTGCACGACGCCGTCCGCGACGGCGTGATCCCCCGCCCGACCAGGGTGTTCGCCCCCGGTTTCGGTGCCGGCGCCGTTGGGGGCTATGCCGTCATGACGGTCGACCCTGCGATCGTTGCCCCAGAGTTCGAGACAGGCGCGGTGGCGGTGTCCCACCCGCTGCGGGCACCGGCGACGACCACGAGCGAGGATGTCCGCGTCGCGTTCGGCGAGTGA